Proteins found in one Methanothermobacter thermautotrophicus genomic segment:
- a CDS encoding CARDB domain-containing protein: MHVKNLTGLSDGFLTRFTPFMISNIEVTPLNGTGPLTVTVTGDITNCGDSTGWYRLDLYINGYRTIGDWVEVGSQETRTFEFEYTLRNSRAYSVGVNNLPPVTVRVFSGPLIIPENLKVTPYAGQEPLRVNVTADLVNYGDLPDNYTAELYIDGVLVETRNVTVNASSRTTVSFNRTLPAGLYEITINDLEPEWVYVMEGEKFYIENFTLTPQSGTAPLAVTVSAMITNIDSRARTYTAVIYVNGEPDHAETLDIPAGGTVPSNTTVILPERGFYTISLNNNVSGTVRALSEANFTLSNVTVSPVEGKSPLNFTVSAVVRNHGDLAGNFTVTLYLDDVLWETRTVSVPGKSSVLVSFRKELTVPGEYHLHVNSGDDVIVRVLEPDPRITGFNVTPVTGPAPLRVTASLNVTNPHDLVIGFTARLMVDGVAVQENTVSLSPGETREILMETLLNPGNHTVGINDFSKTVRVLRPANITISDLRVTPTSGFSPLTILATATARNTGEVDGNYTAVLYINGLAMDEKNVTVGAGRSVQVAFNYTMNNPGIYLAGIGSLTPVEVRVLSEPTLSNLTVTPLSGVSPHRIMVTAIVSTPENGSGNYTAMLYIDGVNVQNRTVKVIGPGSVPVSFTADINEIGEHQVTVGSLPAATVRVLRPATFIVDSLSVSPSSGTIPLRVEASVRVTNVGDIPGNYTARLYIDGVNVQNRTVNVPAGGEVTVTFNYNITQRGNHTVWIDNPPGINVNALKPATLEVRSFIVTPTSAVESVNADVTAEIENSGDLEGEFSIPFYLNGSLIRNQTVRLGPGESQAISFQQYLSGPGVYTPQPRRPQEQHSIC, translated from the coding sequence ATGCATGTAAAGAACCTCACAGGACTCTCCGATGGCTTCCTGACAAGATTCACGCCATTCATGATAAGCAACATCGAAGTCACACCCCTCAACGGAACAGGACCGCTCACAGTTACAGTCACAGGCGACATAACCAACTGCGGAGATTCGACAGGGTGGTACAGACTCGACCTGTATATAAACGGTTACAGGACCATCGGGGACTGGGTCGAGGTTGGTTCACAGGAAACAAGGACCTTTGAATTTGAATACACCCTGAGAAACAGCAGGGCATACTCTGTGGGTGTGAACAACCTGCCACCGGTGACTGTCAGGGTATTCAGCGGCCCACTCATAATCCCAGAGAACCTCAAGGTGACACCATACGCTGGCCAGGAGCCCCTCAGGGTGAATGTGACAGCCGACCTTGTAAATTACGGTGATCTGCCAGACAACTACACAGCGGAGCTTTACATAGACGGTGTGCTTGTTGAAACCAGGAATGTCACTGTGAATGCCAGTAGCAGGACCACGGTATCCTTCAACAGGACCCTTCCAGCAGGATTGTATGAAATCACCATCAATGACCTTGAACCCGAGTGGGTCTATGTCATGGAGGGGGAGAAGTTCTACATAGAAAACTTCACACTGACACCCCAGAGCGGAACCGCGCCACTAGCAGTTACAGTCAGCGCCATGATCACCAACATCGATTCAAGGGCAAGAACCTACACGGCCGTGATCTATGTCAACGGTGAACCAGACCATGCGGAAACCCTAGATATTCCAGCAGGAGGCACAGTACCATCCAACACAACTGTAATTCTCCCTGAGAGAGGATTCTACACTATATCACTCAACAATAACGTCTCTGGAACAGTTAGGGCCCTCAGTGAGGCCAATTTCACATTATCCAATGTTACAGTGTCCCCTGTGGAGGGCAAATCACCACTCAACTTCACTGTCAGTGCTGTCGTGAGGAACCATGGTGACCTTGCAGGCAACTTCACGGTAACACTCTACCTTGATGATGTCTTATGGGAAACCAGAACCGTCAGTGTCCCTGGTAAGAGTTCAGTACTAGTCTCATTCAGGAAGGAGCTCACTGTTCCTGGAGAATACCATCTGCATGTGAACTCAGGAGACGATGTAATTGTCAGGGTGCTTGAACCTGACCCAAGGATTACAGGTTTCAATGTAACTCCTGTGACAGGTCCGGCACCATTAAGGGTAACGGCGTCTCTGAACGTCACAAACCCCCATGACCTGGTTATAGGTTTCACTGCAAGGCTCATGGTTGATGGTGTGGCCGTCCAGGAAAACACAGTCAGTCTAAGTCCAGGTGAAACAAGGGAAATCCTCATGGAGACCCTACTAAACCCTGGAAACCATACAGTTGGAATCAATGATTTCAGTAAAACCGTGCGTGTGCTGAGACCAGCGAACATAACCATCTCAGATCTGCGCGTGACACCAACCTCAGGTTTCAGTCCGCTTACAATACTGGCCACTGCAACTGCCAGGAACACCGGCGAGGTTGACGGAAATTACACTGCAGTCCTCTACATTAACGGTCTGGCGATGGATGAGAAGAATGTCACAGTTGGGGCCGGTAGAAGTGTCCAGGTGGCCTTCAATTACACCATGAATAATCCGGGGATATACCTTGCTGGAATAGGATCCCTCACACCAGTAGAGGTAAGGGTACTCAGTGAACCGACACTCTCAAACCTCACTGTAACGCCACTTTCAGGTGTTTCACCACACAGGATAATGGTCACGGCCATAGTAAGCACCCCTGAGAATGGTTCTGGAAACTACACTGCAATGCTTTACATTGACGGTGTGAACGTCCAGAACAGGACCGTCAAGGTCATAGGCCCGGGTTCAGTGCCTGTCAGCTTCACAGCTGATATAAATGAAATAGGGGAGCACCAGGTGACGGTCGGGTCACTCCCGGCAGCAACAGTGAGGGTTCTAAGACCTGCAACCTTCATCGTTGACAGCCTGAGTGTCTCACCATCCAGCGGGACCATACCCCTCAGGGTTGAGGCAAGTGTCAGGGTGACCAACGTTGGCGATATTCCAGGTAACTACACCGCGAGGCTCTACATTGACGGTGTGAACGTCCAGAACAGGACCGTTAATGTGCCAGCCGGTGGGGAGGTCACAGTTACCTTCAACTACAATATAACACAGAGGGGCAACCACACGGTGTGGATAGATAACCCGCCAGGCATCAATGTGAATGCACTGAAACCCGCCACCCTTGAAGTGAGATCATTCATTGTTACACCGACAAGCGCTGTGGAATCAGTGAATGCAGATGTCACTGCAGAGATAGAAAACAGTGGTGACCTCGAAGGTGAATTCAGCATTCCATTCTACCTCAACGGATCACTCATAAGGAACCAGACCGTCAGGCTTGGACCGGGTGAGAGTCAGGCCATAAGCTTCCAGCAGTACCTTTCAGGACCAGGTGTCTACACCCCTCAGCCTCGGCGGCCTCAGGAACAGCACAGTATATGTTAA
- a CDS encoding cobalt-precorrin-7 (C(5))-methyltransferase has protein sequence MTLNIVGIGPGSADYITPAARNAVMNSDVVFGSRRALELFPSARKTVALGASDMEETLGRAAELATSLEVSVLSTGDPGFSGVLKPLKRIISSRGLQVEVRVVPGISSIQLCAARLLIPWDEADIVTLHGRREEGIMDVIDNGRPTIILPSRNPSQTAAFLIKSGVDPDRMVAVCERLSYPDERVLTSTLGDVRESEFSYMSILVIP, from the coding sequence TTGACTCTGAACATAGTGGGAATAGGTCCCGGATCTGCAGATTACATCACACCTGCTGCAAGGAATGCTGTTATGAATTCAGACGTGGTATTTGGAAGTCGCAGGGCCCTTGAACTTTTTCCATCCGCCAGGAAAACCGTGGCTCTGGGTGCCAGTGATATGGAGGAGACACTGGGGAGGGCCGCTGAACTTGCAACTTCCCTGGAGGTCTCTGTGCTCTCCACAGGGGATCCTGGATTTTCAGGTGTCCTCAAACCCCTGAAGAGGATAATATCATCCCGTGGACTCCAGGTGGAGGTGAGGGTTGTGCCTGGAATCAGCTCCATCCAGCTATGCGCGGCGAGGCTCCTCATCCCCTGGGATGAAGCTGATATAGTTACCCTTCATGGACGGAGGGAGGAGGGGATCATGGATGTGATTGATAATGGCAGACCAACCATAATCCTTCCCTCAAGGAATCCCTCCCAGACCGCAGCATTCCTCATTAAAAGTGGAGTTGACCCTGATAGGATGGTGGCGGTATGTGAAAGGCTCAGCTATCCCGATGAGAGGGTTCTGACATCAACACTGGGGGATGTGAGGGAATCTGAATTCAGTTACATGTCCATCCTGGTGATCCCCTGA
- a CDS encoding H(2)-dependent methylenetetrahydromethanopterin dehydrogenase-related protein, translated as MKVAVYGAGNQKLYVDQLNLPEKYGGEAPYGGSRMAIEFAEAGHDVVLAEPAREMLDDAHWKVVEDAGVTVTDNDAEAASDAEIAVLFTPFGKRTFEIAKDITQHLPEGAVIANTCTVSPVVLYYVLERELRRDRKDLGIASMHPAAVPGTPQHGHYVIGGHSSSELDIATDEQISKCVELAESCGKAAYVVPADVSSAVADMGSLVTAVTLSGVLDYYYVGTQIIRAPKEMVEKQILMTLQTIASLVETSGVNGMLKAMNPELLVRSAKSMHLLEEQEELDAALKTLSDLDDEVNKWIEKGEIKHTDLVAAQALAKEIKNLMGGKAAEGTIRRCMRKMFE; from the coding sequence ATGAAAGTTGCAGTTTATGGCGCGGGTAACCAGAAACTTTATGTGGACCAGCTGAATTTGCCTGAAAAGTATGGGGGGGAGGCACCCTACGGCGGAAGCAGAATGGCAATTGAATTTGCAGAGGCCGGACATGATGTTGTACTGGCAGAACCAGCAAGGGAAATGCTGGATGATGCACACTGGAAGGTGGTTGAGGACGCAGGGGTCACTGTAACAGACAACGATGCTGAGGCAGCCAGTGATGCTGAAATAGCAGTACTCTTCACACCCTTCGGTAAAAGGACCTTTGAGATAGCAAAGGACATAACACAGCACCTGCCAGAGGGGGCTGTCATAGCAAACACCTGTACGGTCTCACCTGTGGTCCTCTACTACGTCCTTGAAAGGGAGCTTAGAAGGGACCGTAAGGATCTTGGTATAGCATCAATGCACCCTGCAGCCGTCCCCGGGACACCACAGCATGGCCACTATGTCATAGGGGGACACTCAAGCAGTGAACTTGACATAGCAACAGATGAACAGATATCAAAATGCGTTGAACTCGCTGAAAGCTGCGGTAAGGCAGCCTATGTTGTACCTGCCGACGTATCAAGTGCAGTTGCAGATATGGGGTCCCTGGTAACAGCTGTAACACTTTCAGGTGTCCTTGACTACTACTATGTGGGTACACAGATAATCAGGGCCCCTAAGGAGATGGTTGAGAAGCAGATCCTCATGACACTCCAGACAATAGCGTCACTTGTTGAAACCTCAGGTGTTAATGGAATGCTCAAGGCCATGAACCCTGAACTCCTTGTGAGGAGCGCTAAATCAATGCACCTCCTTGAGGAGCAGGAGGAACTTGATGCAGCACTCAAAACCCTATCAGACCTTGACGATGAGGTGAATAAATGGATAGAGAAGGGTGAGATCAAGCACACGGATCTTGTGGCTGCACAGGCCCTTGCAAAGGAGATAAAGAACCTCATGGGTGGAAAGGCAGCCGAGGGTACTATAAGAAGATGCATGAGGAAGATGTTCGAATAA
- a CDS encoding SBBP repeat-containing protein, translating to MGGDKIDLYKSFSLLFCTLFLLFILQGTVAAESAYTVDYSTYIGDRVVDEARDVYVDDSGYIYVTGSTHVNGSKDVFVTKFNVTREVIYHKTFGGPGDDWGHRIIADGDGYAYVVGEISHDGLKVADAFISKIDPSGNEVKRIYIGGSGYDVAKGLAIDQEGNFYVAGYTISTALTISELEGGHS from the coding sequence TTGGGAGGTGATAAAATAGATCTATACAAAAGTTTTTCTCTCCTATTCTGCACCCTATTCCTCCTATTCATACTGCAGGGTACGGTAGCTGCAGAATCAGCCTACACAGTGGACTACTCCACCTACATAGGTGACAGGGTGGTTGATGAGGCACGTGATGTCTACGTGGACGACTCGGGATACATCTATGTGACCGGCTCAACACATGTGAACGGATCAAAGGACGTCTTTGTCACCAAGTTCAACGTAACAAGGGAGGTCATATATCACAAGACATTCGGTGGACCAGGAGACGACTGGGGTCACAGAATAATTGCAGATGGAGATGGATACGCCTACGTTGTGGGTGAGATAAGCCATGATGGTTTAAAGGTTGCTGACGCCTTCATATCAAAGATAGACCCATCAGGCAACGAAGTTAAGAGGATATACATTGGGGGTTCAGGCTATGACGTTGCAAAGGGCCTTGCCATTGACCAGGAGGGCAACTTCTATGTCGCTGGCTACACAATCTCAACAGCCCTCACGATATCGGAGCTTGAGGGGGGGCACAGTTAG
- a CDS encoding redox-regulated ATPase YchF, which produces MIQIAVTGKPNVGKSSFFNAATLSEAEVASYPFTTIDANHAVAYASCRCPCSELGVECNPRNSRCINGVRLIPVELIDVAGLVPGAHEGRGLGNKFLDDLRQARAFLHVIDASGSTDEEGRPVEPGSHNPMEDVEFLEEEITMWLYGILERNWERLLRKAASEKLDMNRIIHEQLSGTGITPEDIIEASRKVDADVYSWGKDELLQFLGELLRIAKPMLIVANKADLPSASENIERLKDAYPHVVPASAEAELALRRASEAGLISYTPGDSEFKIIDESGLTDKQRAALEYIRENVLEVYGSTGVQEAINRAVFDLLDMIVVFPVEDEHRFTDQKGNVLPDAILVPRGSSPRDLAYRIHTDIGESFLHAVDARKGMRVASDHELEDGDIISIICSR; this is translated from the coding sequence ATGATCCAGATTGCAGTCACAGGAAAACCCAACGTTGGAAAATCATCATTCTTCAATGCAGCCACCCTCTCTGAGGCCGAGGTTGCATCATATCCATTCACAACAATCGACGCCAACCATGCAGTAGCCTATGCATCCTGCAGATGCCCCTGCAGTGAGCTTGGAGTTGAATGCAACCCCAGAAACTCCCGGTGCATCAATGGTGTGAGACTAATACCTGTGGAGCTCATAGACGTAGCTGGCCTGGTACCCGGGGCCCATGAGGGGAGGGGTCTCGGTAACAAGTTTCTGGATGATCTCAGACAGGCCAGGGCCTTCCTCCATGTCATAGACGCCTCGGGTTCCACCGACGAGGAGGGAAGGCCTGTTGAACCCGGAAGCCACAACCCCATGGAGGACGTTGAGTTCCTGGAGGAGGAGATAACCATGTGGCTATACGGGATCCTTGAGAGGAACTGGGAGAGACTCCTCAGGAAGGCGGCCTCAGAGAAGCTCGACATGAACCGCATCATACATGAACAGCTCTCAGGCACCGGGATAACACCCGAGGATATCATTGAGGCATCAAGGAAGGTGGATGCCGATGTTTATTCATGGGGGAAGGATGAACTCCTCCAGTTCCTTGGTGAACTCCTCAGAATAGCAAAGCCAATGCTCATAGTTGCAAATAAGGCTGACCTTCCATCAGCCAGTGAAAATATTGAACGCCTTAAGGATGCCTACCCCCACGTGGTACCTGCATCTGCAGAGGCCGAACTGGCCCTAAGGAGGGCATCAGAGGCAGGTTTAATCAGTTACACACCTGGTGACAGCGAATTTAAGATCATCGATGAATCAGGCCTCACAGATAAACAGAGGGCTGCCCTCGAGTACATACGTGAAAATGTCCTGGAGGTTTACGGGAGCACAGGCGTCCAGGAGGCCATCAACAGGGCAGTATTCGATCTTCTGGACATGATAGTTGTATTCCCTGTTGAGGATGAGCACAGATTCACTGACCAGAAGGGAAACGTGCTGCCAGACGCCATCCTCGTACCCCGGGGATCCAGTCCAAGGGATCTCGCCTACCGGATACACACGGATATAGGGGAATCATTCCTCCATGCTGTGGACGCCAGGAAGGGCATGAGGGTCGCATCCGACCATGAACTGGAGGATGGGGACATAATAAGCATTATATGCAGCAGATAG
- a CDS encoding TRC40/GET3/ArsA family transport-energizing ATPase has product MAFKDLFKFNKGKTTFVFIGGKGGVGKTTISAATALWMARSGKKTLVISTDPAHSLSDSLEREIGHTPTKISENLYAVEIDPEVAMEEYQAKLQEQAAMNPGMGLDMLQDQMDMASMSPGIDEAAAFDQFLRYMTTDEYDIVIFDTAPTGHTLRLLSFPEIMDSWVGKMIKIRRQIGSMAKAFKNILPFMGDEEEEDRALQDMEATKKQINAAREVMSDPERTSFKMVVIPEEMSIYESERAMKALEKYSIHADGVIVNQVLPEESDCEFCNARRKLQQERLKQIRDKFSDKVVAEVPLLKKEAKGIETLEKIAEQLYGEPESE; this is encoded by the coding sequence ATGGCATTTAAGGATCTCTTCAAGTTCAATAAGGGCAAAACAACATTTGTATTCATAGGCGGAAAGGGAGGGGTTGGTAAGACAACCATATCGGCTGCAACAGCCCTCTGGATGGCAAGGTCAGGTAAGAAGACCCTGGTGATCTCAACTGACCCTGCACACTCACTTTCAGATTCACTGGAGAGGGAGATAGGCCACACCCCCACAAAGATAAGCGAGAACCTCTACGCGGTTGAGATAGACCCGGAGGTTGCGATGGAGGAGTACCAGGCAAAACTTCAGGAACAGGCTGCAATGAACCCTGGCATGGGCCTGGATATGCTCCAGGACCAGATGGACATGGCATCAATGTCCCCTGGTATCGATGAGGCTGCGGCCTTCGACCAGTTCCTGAGGTACATGACAACCGATGAATACGATATCGTCATCTTTGACACGGCACCAACAGGCCACACCCTCAGACTCCTATCCTTCCCTGAAATAATGGACTCATGGGTGGGGAAGATGATAAAGATAAGGAGGCAGATAGGGAGCATGGCCAAGGCCTTCAAGAACATACTCCCATTCATGGGTGATGAGGAAGAGGAGGACAGGGCACTGCAGGACATGGAGGCCACCAAGAAGCAGATAAACGCTGCAAGGGAGGTCATGTCAGACCCTGAGAGGACATCCTTCAAGATGGTTGTCATCCCTGAGGAGATGTCCATATACGAGTCAGAGAGGGCAATGAAGGCCCTTGAGAAGTACAGTATCCACGCAGACGGCGTAATAGTGAACCAGGTCCTCCCTGAGGAGAGTGACTGTGAGTTCTGCAATGCCCGCAGAAAGCTCCAGCAGGAGAGACTTAAGCAGATCAGGGATAAATTCAGTGATAAGGTGGTTGCAGAGGTCCCGCTCCTCAAGAAGGAGGCGAAGGGTATTGAAACTCTGGAGAAAATAGCAGAGCAGCTTTACGGTGAACCAGAGTCAGAGTAG
- a CDS encoding NAD+ synthase has product MKCVPRLCSEAASLIEDFIRQKVAESGTGGVVLGLSGGVDSSTVAYLAVNALGPNRVLGLIMPSDTTPRDDLRHARTVADELGIESETIDIDPILESIGGLCSHNASEMALANLKPRLRMVILYYHANSMNRLVAGTGNRTELLLGYFTKYGDGGVDMLPIGGLYKGQVRELAGRLGVPPEIIKKPPTAGLWHGQTDEDELGMRYDLLDELLCLLVDRKLPVDEVASTLSLPVSEVERIARMVEGSEHKLKPPEVPDIREVMECSH; this is encoded by the coding sequence ATGAAGTGTGTTCCCCGGCTTTGTTCAGAAGCGGCATCGTTGATAGAGGATTTCATAAGGCAAAAGGTGGCTGAGAGTGGAACCGGCGGTGTGGTGCTGGGTCTCAGTGGCGGTGTGGACTCGAGCACAGTCGCATACCTTGCAGTTAATGCCCTGGGACCCAATAGAGTCCTTGGACTCATCATGCCATCCGATACCACTCCCAGGGATGATCTTAGACACGCCAGGACCGTTGCAGATGAACTTGGAATTGAGAGTGAAACCATAGACATTGACCCCATCCTAGAATCCATTGGTGGGCTCTGCAGCCATAATGCCAGTGAAATGGCCCTGGCAAACCTGAAACCGAGGCTCCGGATGGTGATCCTCTACTACCATGCCAACTCCATGAACCGGCTCGTGGCAGGTACCGGTAACCGGACCGAGCTACTCCTGGGTTACTTCACCAAGTACGGTGATGGTGGGGTTGACATGCTGCCCATCGGGGGACTGTACAAGGGACAGGTCCGTGAACTTGCGGGGAGGCTGGGTGTTCCCCCTGAGATAATAAAAAAACCGCCTACAGCCGGACTCTGGCACGGACAGACCGATGAGGATGAACTTGGTATGAGGTATGATCTGCTGGATGAACTCCTCTGCCTGCTGGTTGACAGAAAGCTACCGGTTGATGAGGTCGCATCCACCCTCTCTCTGCCGGTCTCAGAGGTTGAGAGGATTGCCAGAATGGTTGAAGGGTCAGAGCACAAGCTGAAGCCCCCTGAGGTCCCGGATATCAGGGAGGTGATGGAGTGTTCACACTGA
- the cutA gene encoding divalent-cation tolerance protein CutA gives MFTLIYITASSVDEAASIGRRLVEERLAACVNIIPFIRSIYHWEGSLEEDDESALIVKTSHELTPQIIKRVRELHSYDNPCIISIPITGGSRDYLEWLDNEVKRP, from the coding sequence GTGTTCACACTGATATACATAACAGCATCATCAGTGGATGAAGCAGCATCCATCGGACGTAGACTTGTTGAGGAGAGACTCGCTGCCTGTGTTAATATAATACCCTTCATAAGGTCCATCTATCACTGGGAGGGGAGCCTGGAGGAGGATGATGAGTCAGCCCTCATCGTTAAAACGTCCCATGAACTGACCCCGCAAATAATTAAAAGAGTCAGGGAACTACATAGTTATGATAATCCATGCATAATATCAATTCCCATAACCGGGGGATCTCGTGATTACCTTGAATGGTTAGACAATGAAGTTAAAAGGCCATGA
- a CDS encoding cation-transporting P-type ATPase yields MTSICELQVEEVLRRLETSESGLNPMEAKKRLEIHGPNKIEEVRKRPVILLFLSNLYNVLALLLWIAAILSFLTGNYQLSVAIVMVIIINALFSFWQEYEAEKAAEALKNILPLMVKVIRASEEVLIPAADVVHGDIIILEEGDTVPADARVIESHNLRVDASALTGESKPVRKVSHPVREADNYIDTENILFAGTQVTSGTGRAAVFATGRDTEFSRIAALTQEVREEPSPLQRQISLAARIIGALAVAMGVILFLVNLYIVRLPLETAFIFAIGLMVANVLEGLLPSVTLSLAASARKMARENALVKRLSSVETLGSTTIICTDKTGTLTEGKMTVRKIWIPNKIIEVTEAGYRPEGQFLFRDEPVSHRDMDELRLLMRAATFCNDSALVQEEGEWRVLGDSTEGALLVAAEKMGFDVEAELEAMPRITELPFDSRRKSMTSIHEKSGKMVAYVKGAPKKIIGLSDRISVDGRVRALHEDEKEMIIGIHDEMASEGLRVLAFAYRELPEDIEIRDPAEVERDLVLVGMAAMYDPPREGVKEAVERCKTAGIRIIMITGDYGLTAEAIAREIGIVEGECRIIRGKELDKLTDTELRSILARERDLIFARAVPEHKMRIASILEDSDEIVAMTGDGVNDAPALRKADIGVAMGSGTDVAKEAADIVLADDNFASIVTAVREGRTVYENIRKFITYIFSHETAEIVPFIMMVLFSIPPPDNHNADTRNRPWDGHPTGPGPWKIPAGV; encoded by the coding sequence ATGACATCCATATGTGAACTTCAGGTGGAGGAGGTCCTCCGCAGGCTTGAAACATCAGAATCAGGCCTTAACCCCATGGAGGCTAAAAAACGCCTTGAGATCCATGGACCCAACAAAATTGAAGAGGTCAGAAAGAGACCAGTAATCCTCCTTTTTCTATCAAACCTGTACAACGTGCTTGCATTGCTTCTCTGGATTGCGGCCATATTATCCTTTCTAACAGGCAACTACCAGCTTTCAGTGGCCATTGTAATGGTTATCATCATAAACGCGCTCTTCAGTTTCTGGCAGGAATATGAGGCTGAGAAGGCAGCAGAGGCCCTTAAAAACATTCTACCTCTTATGGTTAAGGTTATAAGGGCCTCAGAGGAGGTCCTGATACCTGCAGCTGATGTTGTGCACGGGGACATCATAATCCTTGAGGAGGGGGACACGGTCCCTGCTGACGCAAGGGTCATTGAATCACACAACCTGAGGGTGGATGCATCAGCACTGACCGGAGAATCCAAACCTGTGAGAAAGGTTTCACATCCTGTCAGGGAGGCTGATAACTACATAGACACCGAGAACATCCTGTTTGCAGGCACCCAGGTGACCTCGGGCACAGGAAGGGCCGCGGTATTTGCAACCGGCAGGGACACCGAGTTCAGCAGAATAGCGGCACTCACCCAGGAGGTGCGCGAGGAACCCAGCCCACTGCAGCGACAGATATCCCTGGCCGCAAGGATCATAGGGGCCCTGGCGGTTGCCATGGGGGTCATCCTCTTCCTGGTGAACCTCTACATAGTCAGACTCCCCCTTGAAACAGCATTCATATTCGCCATTGGCCTGATGGTTGCAAATGTTCTGGAGGGCCTCCTTCCGAGCGTCACACTCTCCCTGGCAGCCTCCGCAAGGAAGATGGCCCGGGAGAACGCCCTTGTGAAGAGACTTTCCAGTGTGGAGACACTGGGATCAACGACAATCATATGCACAGATAAGACAGGGACCCTTACAGAGGGTAAAATGACGGTTAGAAAGATCTGGATCCCCAACAAAATCATTGAGGTCACAGAGGCTGGTTACAGACCAGAGGGACAGTTCCTATTCAGGGATGAACCAGTTAGCCACAGGGATATGGATGAGCTGAGGCTCCTCATGAGGGCAGCCACATTCTGCAATGATTCAGCCCTCGTGCAGGAGGAAGGAGAATGGAGGGTTCTGGGTGATTCAACGGAGGGTGCCCTCCTTGTAGCAGCAGAGAAGATGGGCTTTGATGTTGAGGCAGAACTCGAGGCGATGCCCAGGATAACAGAGCTCCCCTTTGACTCCAGGAGGAAGTCAATGACATCCATCCATGAGAAATCAGGGAAGATGGTGGCCTACGTCAAGGGAGCACCGAAGAAGATAATAGGATTATCAGACCGCATATCTGTGGATGGAAGGGTCAGAGCCCTCCATGAAGATGAGAAGGAAATGATAATAGGTATACATGATGAAATGGCCTCGGAGGGTCTTCGTGTACTTGCCTTCGCATACCGGGAACTCCCGGAAGACATTGAGATCAGGGACCCCGCTGAGGTTGAGAGGGACCTTGTACTGGTGGGCATGGCGGCCATGTATGACCCGCCAAGGGAGGGGGTTAAGGAGGCTGTGGAGCGCTGCAAGACTGCAGGTATAAGGATCATAATGATAACCGGCGACTATGGTCTAACAGCAGAGGCCATAGCCAGGGAGATCGGGATAGTGGAGGGTGAATGCAGGATAATCAGGGGGAAGGAGCTGGATAAGCTCACAGACACCGAACTCAGGAGTATACTGGCCAGGGAGAGGGACCTTATATTCGCAAGGGCGGTCCCCGAGCATAAGATGAGGATAGCATCCATCCTGGAGGACTCAGATGAAATTGTTGCCATGACCGGTGACGGTGTTAACGATGCACCAGCCCTCAGGAAGGCAGATATAGGTGTTGCCATGGGAAGCGGCACCGATGTTGCGAAGGAGGCGGCAGACATAGTCCTTGCAGATGACAACTTTGCAAGTATCGTGACCGCAGTCAGGGAGGGCCGCACGGTATATGAGAATATAAGGAAGTTCATAACCTACATATTTTCTCATGAGACAGCTGAAATAGTCCCCTTCATTATGATGGTGCTCTTCAGCATACCCCCTCCCGATAACCATAATGCAGATACTCGCAATAGACCTTGGGACGGACACCCTACCGGCCCTGGCCCTTGGAAGATCCCCGCCGGAGTCTGA